The Chitinophagales bacterium genome has a segment encoding these proteins:
- a CDS encoding DUF4199 domain-containing protein yields the protein MDNLKEYNEKDWKPIAIKFGIIGSLASILVTIVLFFAGMQLETWAKWLSTLVMLIVLVVGIKTVRDSQNDTSFSTLFKSGILMSFIIALVSVLFFYIYVNFIDANFMHAVMEVSRQKMEAKGMTEEQIEQAMEMSSFFISPTFMLIMSFISTMIFGLLISIVSSFAFKKD from the coding sequence ATGGATAATTTAAAAGAGTATAATGAAAAAGACTGGAAACCGATTGCTATTAAGTTTGGCATCATTGGTTCGTTAGCATCTATATTGGTAACTATTGTTTTATTTTTTGCAGGCATGCAATTAGAAACTTGGGCAAAATGGTTATCTACTTTAGTAATGTTAATTGTTTTAGTTGTAGGAATTAAAACCGTGAGAGACAGCCAAAATGATACTAGTTTTAGTACGCTTTTTAAAAGTGGTATTTTAATGTCATTTATTATAGCATTAGTATCTGTTTTGTTTTTTTATATTTATGTAAATTTTATAGATGCTAATTTTATGCATGCTGTAATGGAAGTTTCTAGACAAAAAATGGAAGCTAAAGGTATGACCGAAGAACAGATAGAACAAGCAATGGAAATGAGTAGTTTTTTTATAAGTCCAACTTTTATGTTAATAATGAGTTTTATATCTACTATGATATTTGGTTTATTGATATCTATAGTTAGTTCGTTTGCTTTTAAGAAAGATTAG
- a CDS encoding alanine dehydrogenase → MESILEKVKQGYDLFPKEVLAEISKDNQHNTIGIPNEQNFNDNRIALSPNSVAALIHFGYKIKVEQGAGQNNFSDEEYINAGAMIESDKEIVYQSDILLKVAPIQEVELPMLHKNQVVFSPIYLPKLNKITLKTLSEKKVNTIAYEYIQCNYGTYPIMRSMSEIAGNYALYIATKYLSNEHGKGILLGGIAGQPPTRVLIIGAGTVGEHAAKTAIAMGASVQVFDDDIYRLSRLENDLSLKIYTSVLDPINLAKNMARADVVIGALRPINGKTPVVVTKHMIHSMKKNSVFIDISIDHGGCSETSKATNHQEPTYLVNEIIHYCVPNVASNVSKTASYSLSNILTPILKEMYSSGGFELMLKHNEHFRNGVYIYKGNITKEFIAKSYDLKFFNLSLLLSADF, encoded by the coding sequence ATGGAGTCAATATTAGAGAAAGTCAAACAAGGTTATGATTTATTTCCTAAAGAAGTCTTAGCCGAAATCAGTAAAGACAACCAACACAATACCATTGGAATTCCAAACGAACAAAACTTTAATGATAATAGAATTGCATTGTCACCAAACTCTGTAGCAGCTTTAATTCATTTCGGATATAAAATAAAAGTAGAACAAGGTGCAGGTCAAAATAACTTTTCTGATGAAGAATACATCAATGCTGGTGCTATGATAGAATCAGATAAAGAAATAGTATATCAATCAGATATATTATTAAAAGTTGCACCAATTCAAGAAGTAGAATTGCCAATGCTACATAAAAATCAAGTAGTATTTTCACCAATATATTTGCCAAAACTCAATAAAATTACACTCAAAACGCTATCCGAAAAAAAGGTAAATACCATTGCTTACGAGTATATTCAATGCAATTACGGTACATATCCAATTATGCGTTCAATGAGCGAAATTGCAGGAAACTATGCTTTATATATTGCTACAAAATACTTGAGTAATGAACATGGCAAAGGAATTTTGTTAGGAGGAATTGCAGGACAACCACCAACTAGAGTTTTAATAATTGGTGCAGGAACAGTAGGAGAGCATGCAGCAAAAACAGCAATTGCAATGGGTGCTTCTGTTCAAGTTTTTGATGATGATATTTATCGACTATCGAGATTAGAAAACGATTTAAGTTTAAAAATATATACTTCTGTATTAGATCCAATTAATTTGGCAAAAAATATGGCAAGAGCAGATGTAGTAATTGGTGCATTGCGACCTATCAACGGAAAAACGCCTGTGGTAGTTACCAAACATATGATTCATAGCATGAAAAAAAATAGTGTGTTTATCGATATTAGTATTGACCATGGTGGCTGTTCAGAAACATCAAAAGCAACCAATCATCAAGAGCCAACATACTTAGTCAATGAGATAATTCACTACTGTGTACCTAATGTAGCCTCTAATGTATCTAAAACAGCATCGTATAGTTTAAGTAATATTTTAACACCAATTTTAAAAGAAATGTATAGCAGTGGAGGATTTGAATTGATGCTAAAACACAATGAACACTTTAGAAATGGCGTATATATCTACAAAGGAAATATTACTAAAGAGTTTATTGCAAAATCGTACGACTTAAAATTTTTCAATTTATCTTTATTATTAAGTGCCGATTTTTAA
- the tsaE gene encoding tRNA (adenosine(37)-N6)-threonylcarbamoyltransferase complex ATPase subunit type 1 TsaE, which produces MKLFVANSVDELEPVARYIVERLQDFSTVCLFGEMGAGKTTLVQTIATILNIREQVSSPTYALVNLYQSSIGDIAHLDLFRLNSVEEAEEIGLEDYLYNNICFVEWSDDFADLMPNKRLNVYISKLNQQSRQIEVEEKL; this is translated from the coding sequence ATGAAATTATTTGTAGCCAATAGTGTAGATGAACTTGAACCAGTAGCACGATATATTGTAGAAAGATTACAAGACTTTTCTACAGTTTGTTTATTTGGAGAAATGGGTGCAGGCAAAACTACTTTAGTACAAACTATTGCTACAATTTTAAATATCAGAGAGCAAGTAAGTTCGCCAACTTATGCATTGGTCAATTTATATCAATCTTCAATAGGAGATATAGCACATTTAGATTTATTTCGATTGAATAGTGTAGAAGAAGCAGAAGAAATTGGATTAGAAGATTATTTATATAATAATATTTGTTTTGTAGAATGGAGTGACGATTTTGCCGATTTAATGCCAAATAAGCGATTGAATGTGTATATTAGTAAGTTGAATCAACAGTCAAGACAAATTGAAGTTGAAGAAAAACTGTAA